One stretch of Segatella copri DNA includes these proteins:
- a CDS encoding sigma-70 family RNA polymerase sigma factor — protein MRQLKIQKSITNRNSEALDKYLVEIGRAPMVSIDEEIELAQAIRKGGRAGERAKNKLIEANLRFVVSVAKQYQHQGLTLTDLIDEGNIGLIKAAERFDETRGFKFISYAVWWIRQSILQAIAEQSRIVRLPLNQVGSLNKVNQEINKFEQENQRRPSVEELAARTGVDEDKISQSMAASGHHVSIDAPFSDDDDNSMADVMASGDDARTDKQVDHESMAQDLRQVLKVCLKDRELKIICACYGIGETEKGLEEIGDKMGLTRERVRQIREKSITKLRESGKIGILMKYLG, from the coding sequence ATGAGACAGCTTAAGATACAAAAGAGTATAACCAATCGTAATAGTGAAGCCCTCGACAAATATCTTGTAGAGATAGGTAGAGCCCCAATGGTTTCTATTGATGAAGAAATAGAATTGGCTCAAGCTATCCGCAAGGGAGGTAGAGCTGGCGAAAGAGCAAAAAATAAGTTGATTGAAGCCAACTTACGTTTTGTGGTGTCGGTAGCAAAACAATATCAGCACCAGGGACTCACCTTGACAGACTTGATTGACGAAGGAAACATCGGACTCATCAAAGCTGCGGAACGCTTCGACGAAACACGAGGGTTCAAATTTATCTCATACGCTGTATGGTGGATTCGTCAGAGTATTTTACAGGCAATAGCAGAGCAAAGCCGAATTGTTCGACTTCCTCTCAACCAGGTAGGATCACTCAATAAGGTAAACCAGGAAATTAATAAGTTTGAGCAGGAAAACCAACGTCGTCCAAGCGTTGAAGAACTTGCTGCCAGAACAGGTGTTGACGAGGACAAGATTTCTCAGAGCATGGCTGCCAGTGGTCATCATGTAAGCATCGATGCTCCATTCAGTGATGACGATGACAACTCTATGGCAGATGTAATGGCAAGCGGAGACGATGCCAGAACAGACAAGCAGGTTGACCATGAAAGTATGGCACAAGACCTAAGACAGGTTTTAAAAGTTTGCCTCAAGGATCGCGAACTGAAAATTATCTGCGCATGCTACGGAATTGGGGAAACCGAAAAGGGACTCGAGGAAATTGGTGATAAAATGGGGCTGACCCGTGAGCGAGTTCGCCAAATAAGAGAAAAAAGCATCACCAAACTGAGAGAATCCGGGAAGATAGGAATCCTTATGAAATATCTTGGTTAG
- a CDS encoding GH25 family lysozyme yields MKKKILYITSLVLILLAAASTWSYYCLNPSSDRVNKAKANIKVYSHYELIQNGKTILRFDEDTTTLAANFMNRWALIPSCEGRLAACYNNSISRSHYLGKDADSIFKEKVDSLDSLYRDSKWKVGELNYYIHSHSVQDVGYNAICAYTQHELELRDSAKKLIDSLKHVQKKGHFKLKRSISYQAYYRDENGKWKSQACKLIKAMNGETAQGSHTFQLSSETTPEGVKAISPQLAASLATAHGVTLRRSIDYTLLPDSLGYYRGTTDSIYQPNGHGCWQGYDGTYYEGYWKNGKREGFGFSIAPKKPLRIGEWKNDRYKGERLVYTSERIYGIDLSKYQHGKGRKKYAINWNRLRITHLGRLSKKTVSGTVNFPIRFIYIKSTEGKSLLNPYYRKDYRDAKAHGYKVGTYHFFTTITPAAEQARHFLKHSIIRKGDFPPVLDVEPLPSQIKKMGGSGILFARIRTWLRIVERTTGVKPILYISQTFVNRYLPKAPDLKHNYQVWIARYGEYKPDIRLVYWQLCPDGRVAGIHGEVDINVFNGYDDAFQSFVKNKTVK; encoded by the coding sequence ATGAAAAAGAAAATATTATATATCACAAGTTTAGTTCTCATTCTGCTGGCTGCCGCCAGCACATGGAGCTATTATTGCCTGAACCCATCAAGTGATAGAGTGAACAAGGCAAAAGCAAACATAAAAGTATACAGTCACTATGAATTAATTCAAAATGGAAAAACAATACTCCGGTTCGACGAAGACACTACGACACTGGCTGCCAACTTTATGAATCGTTGGGCGTTGATTCCTTCATGTGAAGGAAGACTTGCCGCCTGCTACAACAACAGCATCAGCCGGAGTCACTATCTTGGCAAAGATGCGGATAGCATCTTTAAAGAGAAAGTTGATTCTTTAGACAGTTTGTATAGAGACTCCAAATGGAAAGTTGGAGAACTGAACTATTATATTCACTCTCATTCAGTCCAGGATGTAGGCTACAACGCTATTTGCGCTTATACCCAACACGAACTGGAACTACGCGATTCTGCCAAGAAACTGATTGATTCCCTGAAACATGTACAGAAAAAGGGACATTTCAAGTTGAAACGCTCCATTTCATATCAAGCCTATTATAGAGACGAGAACGGAAAATGGAAGAGTCAGGCATGCAAACTCATCAAAGCAATGAATGGAGAAACTGCACAAGGAAGCCACACATTCCAACTTTCCTCAGAAACAACTCCTGAAGGGGTTAAAGCTATTTCACCTCAACTTGCAGCATCTTTAGCAACAGCTCATGGAGTCACACTTCGACGCTCTATTGATTACACCCTCTTACCTGATTCTCTAGGATATTATCGGGGTACAACCGACAGCATCTATCAACCAAACGGTCATGGATGCTGGCAAGGATACGATGGAACCTATTATGAAGGTTACTGGAAAAACGGGAAACGTGAAGGATTCGGATTCAGCATTGCTCCCAAGAAGCCATTACGAATAGGCGAATGGAAAAATGACCGCTATAAAGGCGAAAGACTCGTATATACATCGGAACGTATTTATGGAATTGATCTGAGCAAATACCAGCATGGAAAAGGCAGAAAAAAATATGCTATCAACTGGAACCGTTTACGCATTACACATCTTGGCCGCCTCAGCAAAAAGACAGTTTCAGGTACAGTAAACTTCCCTATTCGCTTCATCTATATCAAGAGTACAGAAGGTAAATCGCTGTTAAATCCATATTACAGAAAAGATTATCGTGATGCAAAAGCACATGGTTACAAGGTTGGAACCTATCACTTCTTTACCACCATAACACCTGCTGCCGAACAGGCACGACACTTTCTGAAACACAGTATCATTAGGAAAGGCGATTTTCCTCCAGTTCTTGATGTTGAACCGCTTCCTAGTCAAATCAAGAAAATGGGAGGGTCTGGAATATTGTTTGCACGCATTAGAACTTGGCTTAGAATAGTAGAGAGAACAACAGGTGTTAAGCCTATTCTTTACATCAGCCAAACTTTCGTAAATCGCTATCTGCCAAAGGCTCCCGATCTGAAACATAACTACCAGGTTTGGATTGCACGATATGGAGAGTATAAACCAGACATCCGATTGGTATATTGGCAACTCTGCCCCGACGGAAGAGTAGCAGGAATACATGGAGAGGTAGACATCAACGTGTTTAACGGATACGATGACGCTTTTCAAAGTTTTGTTAAGAACAAGACCGTAAAATAA